The stretch of DNA CACTGGACTAGTTGTATTTAAACTCTGCATTGCCAATTGAATCAAGTAATTCTCTGCACATGAaagctttttttattataaGTAAGTCCACTGGTTCAAGGAATATGATGCACGTTTCATTTTCAGCAGAAGCAGTAGTTTGAAATTACACCAACATTTTCTTGAATCTTTTATTCGCAGTTTTAACTTCACAAGCAGAGAATCCAAGCAAAGCAAAACGATCATGACTATAGCTGTTATGCTTATAATCTCATCACAGTCTTCAGTGTGCAGAGATACTGAATCGGAGATGtaaacatgatgaaaacactGTAGCCTTGTAAGCTACTCTTCCATCCCCACTAATATCAAACAGTTCTCTTTTCATCATCAAAGCCAACAGCAGAATAGCCATAATCACGGTTATATCATTTCCATTTATGGTTTCCATTGTGGAGTTAATGTGCAGTCGTCCTCACAGCCTGTTCTGGGTTGAAGTGCAGCACAGTGCAGACGGTCTATATCTACCTTGTAGTCTGTCTTTTCAAACAAGGCTCCCAGTGTTTTAGTAGGCCACCTGCACTGTCCCATGATCTGCCTGGCAGGGAACAGCAACCCACAGGGGAGTCAGTTGACACTATGAGAgaccagaaacacaacacactctGATTATTGTGGGCCAATCCCTTGGAGGCCAGTTACAAGGACAAAGTTAACATTAACCTAAAAagatattattttttacaatacCTAAGACAGGGCATGTACAAACATGGTTAAAATGTAGTTAAATGAATTTCAGACTCTGGCATCAAGTTTTtggattaaaacacattttagttgtgctttgttttgggttttttttttttttttggaggggagttgtggttgtgtttttctatgtttCATTACTGATTTCTTTGAGCAGTGAGAAATCAAGAGATTCAGAAAGGTGACACCAACACATGGGAGAGGAACTGAATAAATGAGCTGTACTGAACTCCTCATATGATACCAGCATCTATAATCGACCTTTAGGCAAACATAATGTGCTCTAGACAGTGTGGAGACTTGTCCCAAAAGAGGCTGTGCTGCAGGCCTGTTTAACAGAAACGCTGCTGTTAATTGGATCGCACGGATTGGTTTGAAACGGTGCATAATAGAGCGTGATCTAACAGagtttttataaaataatttaaaacccTGTTTAAAAATGGGCTCCAAATGTAAGAAGAGGTCTAATGATGTGGTTTTAATGTTGGTTTAACCGTGCTGTATGTCATGATAGTAAACATCTGACAGGAAGTTGATGTCTGGCTTTATgtgttttaaacttttaaacaaaATCTTATGTAAGCTATTCTTGGTAGAGCTATTGGTATGGTTGCAACATGAGCTATATGACTTCAGGTtattaaaacaagaaaaggaaGTTAACTTCTAAACATTTTGCTGTCCAGCAGAATACGTCAACATTAATGGTATCATTCTCGTATTTCTTCTTCCAGTTTGCAGTGAATATGTTCAGAACATTGCCTCCATCGTCCAATCCTACTGGAGCGGAGTTTGATCCAGAGGAAGATGAGCCAACACTTGAAGCTGCATGGCCACACCTCCAGGTtgacatttaattcatttaaaacagcGAGAGGTGTGTAAGTTATTTTCAACCTAGAagagtcagtcagccagccagcatataaaaagaaaagagcaatcAACAATCCACCCTGAAGAGCAAGAAGAAGAGTTTAGAGCTAGTTTACAAAGCAGCATCTCTGTGTCAGATATAATATTGTTCATTTTGTGTTCGGACATTAATGAACTACCTCAGTATTGAGCAgcactgaacatggaccacacATACCCCCATTTTGCTCAAATTCCTTCCCAGCATTCATTcctttgtgggttttttttcttcttgtttctgtTGCAGCTTGTCTACGAGTTTTTCCTTAGGTTTTTAGAATCGCCCGACTTTCAGCCTAACATAGCGAAGAAATACATAGACCAGAAATTTGTTATGCAGGTAAGCAAAGAATATTTTAGCAAACTCTCTTGACTGTTTTCACAAGACACAATTTGAACGGCGAGTGTCGTTATTGTAACACTTCATGTCTGTCTCACTGTAGCTCCTAGAACTATTTGACAGCGAGGATCCTCGAGAGAGAGACTTCCTCAAAACCACCCTCCACAGGATCTATGGAAAGTTCCTGGGGCTGAGAGCATACATCAGAAAACAGATCAATAACATTTTCTATAGGTCAGTGCAattctccagctgctctgcttatttttaaacatgtatACCAAGATAAAGGGTGAAAGTATgactcatttcttttcttggtGAATAGTAAGTTTGTGTGTTGCCACTGAAAGAAGACCCTGTTTGTTCTTACAGGTTTATCTATGAGACAGAGCACCATAATGGTATAGCCGAACTACTGGAAATACTTGGAAGGTATGGCCCTTAGCTAATGTTACAAGCGTTGACTGTAGCTGCAGAGTCCTTGTGGCTTTTATAGAACATTTACATGACATTCAGTGGTTCTCTCAATTTCATGTTTGCCGTAAATGTACAAGCTTCTTAATCATCAGCAGTTTAATTTCATAGTAGATATTGAATCATGCCAGCCTAGTTTTCATGTGTTCTGACTTTGCTTCTGCGCTTATTTCTTAGCATAATCAATGGATTTGCCTTACCACTAAAAGAAGAGCACAAGATTTTCCTGCTAAAGGTTTTATTGCCTCTGCACAAAGTCAAATCACTCAGTGTCTACCATCCACAGGTAAGTCTGTTGAACTGTGAAGCTGATACAGCTCATAAATTATTTACAggtcacatttttcaaaatttatttaaatattcttGTCCAAGCCTGCTTTGAGTACGCCCCTCCTCATTTCATGAGAGCAGCAGGTAATTTAGTCAAAAACCGTTGTTGCGTGTTCCAGCTGGTCTGTCCCTCAGGCGGCATGGGTCCCCTGTCTCATTACCTTTTAGTTTGCTTGTGCGTAAATTCAAATGCTTTGACAGTTtaatgattgtgtttgtttatgtgttttgcaGCTGGCCTACTGCGTGGTGCAGTTTTTAGAAAAGGACAGCACTCTAACTGAGCCGGtatgtcaaataaaaacatggtAGAatcatttttatctctttgcATAATACTGAAGCTCCCTGCTTGATGCTCAAATTGATTTGAAGATTTGAagttgtccttttttttttgcaagattgtatttttcttttggtcatttcattctttttttatctccaaAGCTGTTATCCCTTTATCCCTCCCTAACTCTGGTCAGTCAACATTGTAATTATCTTCCCTCCCACCAGGTGGTAATGGCTCTATTAAAGTACTGGCCAAAGACTCACAGTCCCAAGGAGGTGATGTTTCTCAATGAACTGGAGGAGATCCTGGACGTCATCGAGCCCTCCGAGTTTGTTAAAGTGCAGGAGCCTCTGTTCAGACAGCTGGCCAAGTGTGTGTCCAGCCCACACTTCCAGGTAACTGACGGAGCTCAGGCATTTGAGATATTCAGGTTGAGTGGTGGTGGCTGTCAGCGGATGCCTGACTgaggtgttttgttt from Pempheris klunzingeri isolate RE-2024b chromosome 13, fPemKlu1.hap1, whole genome shotgun sequence encodes:
- the ppp2r5ca gene encoding serine/threonine-protein phosphatase 2A 56 kDa regulatory subunit gamma isoform isoform X2: MLTCNKSGDRMVVDAPNSNGPFQPVALMHFRDVAPAEQEKLFIQKLRQCCVLFDFLSDPLSDLKWKEVKRAALSEMVEYITHNRNVITEPIYPEVVHMFAVNMFRTLPPSSNPTGAEFDPEEDEPTLEAAWPHLQLVYEFFLRFLESPDFQPNIAKKYIDQKFVMQLLELFDSEDPRERDFLKTTLHRIYGKFLGLRAYIRKQINNIFYRFIYETEHHNGIAELLEILGSIINGFALPLKEEHKIFLLKVLLPLHKVKSLSVYHPQLAYCVVQFLEKDSTLTEPVVMALLKYWPKTHSPKEVMFLNELEEILDVIEPSEFVKVQEPLFRQLAKCVSSPHFQVAERALYYWNNEYIMSLISDNAAKILPIMFPALYRNSKTHWNKTIHGLIYNALKLFMEMNQKLFDDCTQQFRAEKNKEKAKSKEREEAWIKIENLAKSNPQLQHDQRKERPMVRRKSELPQDIYTTKALESHRRAEDMLTTHDGL